A region of Streptomyces deccanensis DNA encodes the following proteins:
- a CDS encoding flavin reductase, protein MSTPSSVTRSGSRPVTAREFRDVIGRFATGVTVITTESGGIRYGSTASAVSSLTDDPPMLLICLNRNSATAAAVRDSGAFAVNVLAEDHVDLATRFASRVPDKYDGVPTETASNGSPLLVGAIAHLICRVAEQVEAGTHYVFLAHVEEAMSYPGHPLAYFRGRFGRMQTAPEADVLREVRARVLNAGSDVEEVIDTGRWAEELGVDAGRVHRALVALADEGLIRRQAGEYLIAPVPDSIIDDVYKAKLAIETGVAELTVGKVTADQLARLRELMEDTLGFVKDGRFTDPEGWVRANERFHEYMVELAGSTILLDTYRRLCLPGLNLRALDSASYASSSLLDDHRRLVEGYEAGDLAQVSGVLRQHARRPLEMRREDRLRRSTDASPLA, encoded by the coding sequence ATGTCCACGCCGTCATCCGTCACCCGGTCCGGCTCCCGTCCGGTCACCGCGCGGGAGTTCCGCGACGTCATCGGACGGTTCGCCACCGGCGTCACCGTCATCACGACGGAGAGCGGCGGCATCCGGTACGGCAGTACCGCGAGCGCGGTCAGTTCGCTCACCGACGATCCCCCGATGCTGCTGATCTGCCTCAACCGGAACTCGGCCACCGCCGCGGCGGTCCGCGACAGCGGCGCCTTCGCCGTGAACGTCCTCGCCGAGGACCACGTCGACTTGGCCACTCGCTTCGCCTCGCGCGTGCCGGACAAGTACGACGGCGTGCCCACCGAGACCGCGTCGAACGGCTCGCCCCTGCTGGTTGGTGCCATCGCCCACCTGATCTGCCGGGTCGCCGAACAGGTCGAGGCCGGCACCCACTATGTGTTCCTCGCGCATGTCGAGGAGGCGATGTCGTACCCCGGCCATCCGCTCGCCTACTTCCGCGGCCGCTTCGGCCGGATGCAGACGGCGCCGGAGGCCGACGTCCTGCGCGAGGTCCGCGCCCGCGTCCTGAACGCCGGCAGCGACGTCGAGGAGGTCATCGACACCGGCCGCTGGGCCGAGGAACTCGGCGTGGACGCGGGCCGGGTCCACCGCGCCCTGGTCGCCCTCGCCGACGAGGGGCTCATCCGGCGTCAGGCGGGGGAGTACCTCATCGCACCCGTCCCCGACTCGATCATCGACGACGTCTACAAGGCCAAGCTCGCCATCGAGACGGGCGTCGCGGAACTGACCGTCGGCAAGGTGACCGCCGACCAACTGGCGCGGCTGCGCGAGCTGATGGAGGACACCCTCGGCTTCGTCAAGGACGGCCGGTTCACCGACCCCGAGGGGTGGGTGCGCGCCAACGAGCGCTTCCACGAGTACATGGTCGAACTCGCCGGATCCACGATCCTGCTCGACACCTACCGCCGCCTGTGCCTGCCGGGCCTCAACCTGCGCGCGCTCGACTCGGCGAGCTACGCCTCCAGTTCCCTCCTCGACGACCACCGCCGGCTCGTCGAGGGATACGAGGCCGGCGACCTGGCCCAGGTCTCCGGCGTCCTGCGGCAGCACGCGCGGCGCCCGTTGGAGATGCGCCGCGAGGACCGACTGCGCCGCTCCACCGACGCGAGCCCCCTCGCCTGA
- a CDS encoding acyl-CoA dehydrogenase family protein, with amino-acid sequence MSASLYAADSAPQPAAEGTVDHLLEVATRLRPVLRTAQAEHEALGGYSEAIHKQLLDAGFYRMLHPKRYGGLELPLEDFLRVAVEISRGDPGVGWSFVLGAGHAWHVASFFPEQAQEELFAGDLIAPGRTIPRGRAVRTAHGYRLTGTWDYCSGSMWSTHAMLVAHTFTERDEPLGLRAFIVPRSDYEILDDWSGVLGMRASSSNSLQVTDALVPEHLSVVYDFKDHTLGDTGTVGYRLHRNPMYLGRTLAFFNCELVATQIGVAWAAFDAFDELMATRPTSFPPMMPRTDSAEFHRWYGKMLAQIDAGETLLLGAMRQYTELGRRWERTRQEFTPEDDARLRGVILQGAQLANQAVDLAFSTAGSSSARLGSPMEKYYRDVAMFKTHIAAKWDVTYGSVSRFHFGQPLTF; translated from the coding sequence ATGAGCGCAAGCCTGTATGCCGCGGACTCCGCCCCTCAGCCTGCGGCGGAGGGCACGGTCGATCACCTTCTCGAGGTGGCGACGCGGCTCCGCCCGGTCCTGCGGACCGCGCAGGCCGAGCACGAGGCGCTCGGTGGTTACTCGGAGGCGATCCACAAACAGCTGCTCGACGCCGGCTTCTACCGGATGCTCCACCCGAAGCGGTACGGGGGCCTCGAACTGCCGCTGGAGGACTTCCTCCGGGTGGCCGTGGAGATCTCCCGCGGCGACCCGGGTGTCGGCTGGTCCTTCGTCCTCGGCGCCGGACACGCCTGGCACGTGGCCTCCTTCTTTCCCGAACAGGCCCAGGAGGAGCTGTTCGCGGGAGACCTCATCGCGCCGGGGCGCACCATCCCGCGCGGCCGGGCGGTCCGCACCGCGCACGGCTACCGGCTGACCGGCACCTGGGACTACTGCTCGGGCTCGATGTGGAGCACCCACGCGATGCTCGTCGCCCACACCTTCACCGAGCGGGACGAGCCGCTCGGGCTGCGCGCGTTCATCGTCCCGCGATCCGACTACGAGATCCTCGACGACTGGTCCGGCGTCCTGGGCATGCGGGCCTCCAGCTCGAACTCGCTCCAGGTCACGGACGCGCTGGTCCCCGAACACCTCAGCGTGGTCTACGACTTCAAGGACCACACGCTGGGCGACACGGGCACCGTCGGCTACCGGCTGCACCGCAACCCGATGTACCTGGGCCGCACCCTGGCCTTCTTCAACTGTGAGCTCGTCGCCACCCAGATCGGCGTCGCCTGGGCGGCCTTCGACGCCTTCGACGAGCTCATGGCCACCCGCCCGACGAGCTTCCCTCCGATGATGCCGCGCACCGACTCCGCCGAGTTCCACCGCTGGTACGGCAAGATGCTCGCCCAGATCGACGCGGGCGAGACCCTGCTGCTCGGCGCGATGCGCCAGTACACCGAGCTGGGACGGCGCTGGGAACGCACCCGCCAGGAGTTCACGCCCGAGGACGACGCCCGGCTGCGCGGCGTCATCCTGCAGGGCGCCCAGCTGGCGAACCAGGCCGTCGACCTGGCGTTCTCCACCGCCGGATCCAGCTCGGCACGGCTCGGGTCGCCCATGGAGAAGTACTACCGGGACGTCGCGATGTTCAAGACGCACATCGCCGCCAAGTGGGACGTCACCTACGGGTCGGTCTCACGCTTCCACTTCGGACAGCCGCTGACTTTCTGA
- a CDS encoding SDR family NAD(P)-dependent oxidoreductase encodes MTLRGLDGKVAVVTGAAGGLGRATVERLVAEGVKVVAVDLDEAVAKEVAAAVGGESVGVGADVTTEEGVDAYMRAAVDAFGRVDLHHLNAGIAGSLADLVDVSVEEWEKVMAVNLRGPFLGVRAAFRHYLEHGSVGSIVVTASIAGLRGSNDLLAYTTSKHGTVGLVHGAAVYGGPIGVRVNAVAPGIVPTPIFGEAGMADMRGRAATSPLRRAGRPEEVAATVAFLLSDESSYVTGEIFSVDGGASVQNTNRRGGGAGLWDVAVTDEALLARHAAGAAGPQGVSR; translated from the coding sequence ATGACACTGCGCGGACTGGACGGGAAGGTCGCCGTCGTCACCGGGGCCGCCGGTGGCCTCGGACGGGCCACGGTGGAGCGGCTCGTGGCGGAGGGCGTGAAGGTCGTCGCCGTCGACCTCGACGAGGCGGTGGCCAAGGAGGTCGCCGCGGCCGTCGGCGGCGAGTCCGTCGGCGTCGGTGCGGACGTGACGACCGAGGAGGGCGTCGACGCCTACATGCGGGCCGCCGTGGACGCGTTCGGGCGGGTGGACCTGCACCATCTCAACGCCGGTATCGCCGGCTCCCTGGCCGACCTCGTCGACGTGTCCGTCGAGGAGTGGGAGAAGGTGATGGCGGTCAACCTGCGGGGCCCGTTCCTCGGCGTACGGGCCGCCTTCCGCCACTACCTGGAGCACGGCAGCGTCGGGTCCATCGTCGTCACCGCCTCCATCGCCGGCCTGCGCGGCAGCAACGACCTGCTGGCGTACACCACCTCCAAGCACGGCACGGTGGGGCTCGTACACGGCGCCGCCGTCTACGGGGGCCCCATCGGGGTTCGGGTGAACGCCGTCGCCCCGGGGATCGTGCCCACGCCGATCTTCGGTGAGGCCGGGATGGCCGACATGCGCGGGCGCGCGGCCACCTCGCCGCTGCGTCGCGCGGGCCGGCCCGAGGAGGTGGCCGCGACGGTCGCGTTCCTGCTCAGCGACGAGTCGAGCTACGTCACCGGCGAGATCTTCTCCGTCGACGGCGGCGCCAGTGTGCAGAACACCAACCGCCGGGGCGGGGGAGCGGGGCTCTGGGACGTGGCGGTGACCGACGAGGCGCTCCTCGCGCGGCACGCGGCGGGAGCGGCCGGGCCCCAGGGAGTCTCCCGATGA
- a CDS encoding alpha/beta fold hydrolase, with the protein MTDIPPHLDDRVEPITLRTGFFWIPGEQIPTPHGTLPRGPLYVEWLAPVEVTRPHPLVLVHGGGGQGTDWLGTPDGRPGWAYDLVRAGYAVYVVDRPGHGRSPHHPDGLGPVAPPLPLEFASFLFAPPEAAGSHTQWPWDRTFDGPEFQQLTSAMGFFLADFAEGQRLDGERVAALLDRIGPAVLITHSAGSPGGWLAANRRPDLVEAIVAIEPMGPPYADFPGLGEITYGLTYAELTTEPAIDSPDRLKADPAGHRIPGLSGTPIAVVTGSASGSAAQSPPLVEFLRTVGADAELLPLADAGIVGNGHGLILEANSAETVKPVIAWLDGLESAR; encoded by the coding sequence ATGACCGACATCCCACCCCATCTCGACGACCGGGTCGAGCCGATCACCCTCCGCACCGGTTTCTTCTGGATACCGGGCGAGCAGATCCCCACCCCGCACGGCACCCTTCCGCGCGGACCGCTCTACGTCGAGTGGCTGGCCCCCGTGGAGGTCACCCGCCCCCACCCGCTCGTCCTGGTCCACGGTGGCGGCGGCCAGGGCACCGACTGGCTCGGCACCCCGGACGGCCGACCGGGCTGGGCCTACGACCTCGTACGCGCCGGATACGCGGTGTACGTCGTCGACCGACCCGGCCACGGCCGCTCCCCGCACCACCCGGACGGACTGGGGCCGGTGGCCCCGCCGCTGCCACTGGAGTTCGCGAGCTTCCTGTTCGCGCCCCCGGAAGCCGCCGGGTCCCACACCCAGTGGCCCTGGGACCGCACCTTCGACGGCCCCGAGTTCCAGCAGCTCACCTCGGCGATGGGCTTCTTCCTGGCCGACTTCGCCGAGGGCCAGCGACTGGACGGGGAGCGCGTCGCCGCCCTGCTGGACCGGATCGGCCCGGCGGTGCTCATCACCCACTCCGCCGGCAGCCCGGGCGGCTGGCTCGCCGCGAACCGGCGTCCCGACCTGGTCGAGGCCATCGTCGCGATCGAACCGATGGGACCGCCGTACGCCGACTTCCCCGGCCTCGGCGAGATCACCTACGGCCTGACGTACGCCGAGCTCACCACCGAGCCGGCCATCGACTCCCCCGACCGGCTGAAGGCCGACCCCGCGGGTCACCGCATCCCCGGCCTCAGCGGCACCCCCATCGCGGTCGTCACCGGCAGCGCGTCCGGCAGCGCCGCCCAGTCCCCGCCCCTGGTCGAGTTCCTGCGCACGGTGGGCGCGGACGCCGAACTGCTCCCGCTGGCCGACGCCGGCATCGTCGGCAACGGCCACGGGCTGATCCTGGAGGCCAACTCCGCCGAGACGGTCAAGCCGGTCATCGCCTGGCTGGACGGACTGGAGAGCGCACGATGA
- a CDS encoding FAD-binding oxidoreductase has translation MTTPPREHTDLPDEAVHRLTEAVGADAVLLTDAERDTYRDPYWFQGDRTYDSSAVVFPTSTDQVREVVRIANEYRIPVWTSSQGRNNGYGGPSPRVRGSLLISFRRMNRVLEINRELAYAVVEPGVRWFDLYEALEASGNGDLWCSIPDLGWGSVIGNSLDNGVTYGPNGSDFQKLCGMEVVLADGELLRTGMGAIPDNPSWHVYQRGLGPVLDPLFLQSNYGVVTRAGVWLQRRPEAYAPLYLTVPRDDQLAQAVDIVRELRLDGVIRGVPNLQNTITMAAQFPELLGEFMGAEGPASEEALDGLAARTGIGRWGLRTALWGDGPVVEHHLRRIREAWSAIDGSRVDHHRTYLRHEWGELTTFMEKVQAGIPSMDLMEVVPEFVGHIGFSPVVPLTGGEVRRVVDVIHRLVTDRAGTNFVCAIFPINDRSAIVVSSISFDTRDEQQVRAAVDTAKMLVSEVGALGYGEYRAHLDFMDLAADQYSFNDHAYRRFVERIKDAVDPNGILSPGRHGVWPASYRKALT, from the coding sequence ATGACGACGCCCCCGCGGGAGCACACGGACCTGCCGGACGAGGCGGTGCACCGCCTGACCGAGGCGGTCGGTGCGGACGCCGTCCTGCTGACCGACGCCGAACGCGACACCTACCGCGATCCGTACTGGTTCCAGGGCGACCGCACCTACGACTCCTCCGCCGTCGTCTTCCCCACCTCCACCGACCAGGTGCGCGAGGTCGTACGGATCGCGAACGAGTACCGCATCCCCGTGTGGACCTCCTCCCAGGGCCGCAACAACGGCTACGGCGGCCCGTCGCCCCGCGTCCGAGGCTCCCTCCTGATCAGCTTCCGCCGGATGAACCGGGTCCTGGAGATCAACCGCGAACTGGCGTACGCCGTGGTCGAGCCCGGTGTGCGCTGGTTCGACCTGTACGAAGCACTGGAGGCGTCCGGCAACGGCGACCTGTGGTGCTCGATCCCCGACCTCGGCTGGGGCAGCGTCATCGGCAACTCCCTCGACAACGGCGTCACCTACGGCCCGAACGGCTCCGACTTCCAGAAACTGTGCGGGATGGAGGTGGTCCTCGCGGACGGGGAGCTGCTGCGCACCGGCATGGGAGCCATCCCCGACAACCCCTCCTGGCACGTCTACCAGCGCGGCCTCGGCCCGGTCCTCGACCCGCTGTTCCTCCAGTCCAACTACGGCGTCGTCACGCGCGCGGGCGTCTGGCTCCAGCGCCGCCCCGAGGCGTACGCGCCGCTGTACCTGACCGTCCCCCGGGACGACCAGCTCGCCCAGGCCGTCGACATCGTCCGCGAACTCCGCCTCGACGGAGTGATCCGGGGAGTGCCGAACCTCCAGAACACCATCACCATGGCCGCCCAATTCCCCGAACTCCTCGGTGAGTTCATGGGCGCCGAGGGACCGGCGAGCGAGGAGGCCCTGGACGGCCTCGCCGCCCGCACCGGCATCGGACGCTGGGGGCTGCGCACCGCGTTGTGGGGCGACGGGCCCGTCGTCGAACACCACCTGCGCCGCATCCGTGAGGCGTGGTCGGCCATCGACGGCTCGCGCGTCGACCACCACCGCACCTACCTGCGCCACGAGTGGGGCGAGTTGACCACCTTCATGGAGAAGGTCCAGGCCGGCATCCCGAGCATGGACCTGATGGAGGTCGTCCCCGAGTTCGTCGGCCACATCGGCTTCTCGCCGGTGGTCCCGCTCACCGGCGGCGAGGTGCGCCGCGTCGTGGACGTGATCCACCGGCTGGTCACCGACCGGGCCGGAACGAACTTCGTCTGCGCGATCTTCCCCATCAACGACCGCAGCGCCATCGTCGTCAGCAGCATCAGCTTCGACACACGCGACGAGCAGCAGGTACGCGCGGCGGTGGACACCGCGAAGATGCTGGTCAGCGAGGTGGGGGCGCTCGGATACGGCGAGTACCGCGCCCACCTGGACTTCATGGACCTCGCGGCCGACCAGTACTCCTTCAACGACCACGCCTACCGCCGCTTCGTCGAGCGGATCAAGGACGCGGTCGACCCGAACGGAATCCTGTCCCCGGGCCGGCACGGCGTCTGGCCCGCCTCCTACCGAAAGGCCCTCACGTGA
- a CDS encoding zinc-binding dehydrogenase, whose protein sequence is MRAAVLEAFGAPMPVRELTLRDPDEHEVLVRTVAAPFCSTDWLGWRAMRGKKPPVVLGHTALGVVERCGGGAHAHARGYGVGDLVVVAGTPQCDACFYCGIGRPDQCARLFDGPEPVIATDSINGPVRAAGGVGAYAEFILADRSQVWPVRSSLPAPHLSLLGCGITTGHGAIVNVAEVPPGASVAVVGLGHLGLWCVQAARVVGAGRIIGVDLLADRRATAAGLGATDVVDPTQGDPVEQVRSLTEGRGADVVVEAAGPEQAVQQAVAMSRRAGTVVLTGVQWADGRISLPQNAVAIHGRRILSCQNGQSVMSRDLPRCVELLESGEYDARPIVTARYTLDRINEALYASGEFRDLSGVITSFRHQPPTQE, encoded by the coding sequence ATGAGAGCAGCGGTGCTGGAGGCGTTCGGCGCCCCCATGCCAGTCCGGGAGCTCACCCTGCGCGACCCGGACGAGCACGAGGTCCTGGTACGGACGGTCGCCGCGCCGTTCTGCTCCACCGACTGGCTCGGCTGGCGGGCGATGCGCGGCAAGAAACCGCCGGTCGTGCTCGGACACACCGCGCTGGGCGTGGTCGAGCGCTGCGGCGGCGGGGCCCATGCCCACGCCCGCGGCTACGGCGTCGGTGATCTCGTGGTCGTCGCCGGGACGCCCCAGTGCGACGCGTGCTTCTACTGCGGCATCGGCCGGCCGGACCAGTGCGCCCGTCTCTTCGACGGGCCCGAGCCGGTCATCGCCACCGACTCCATAAACGGCCCGGTCCGGGCGGCCGGCGGCGTCGGAGCGTACGCCGAGTTCATCCTCGCGGACCGCAGCCAGGTGTGGCCGGTGCGCAGTTCGCTGCCCGCCCCGCACCTGAGCCTGCTGGGCTGCGGCATCACCACCGGGCACGGCGCGATCGTGAACGTGGCGGAGGTCCCGCCGGGAGCGTCCGTCGCGGTCGTCGGTCTGGGACACCTGGGGTTGTGGTGCGTGCAGGCCGCCCGGGTCGTCGGCGCCGGCCGGATCATCGGGGTGGACCTGCTGGCCGACCGCCGTGCCACGGCCGCCGGGCTGGGGGCGACCGACGTCGTGGACCCCACCCAGGGCGATCCCGTCGAACAGGTGCGGTCCCTCACCGAGGGGCGGGGCGCCGACGTGGTCGTCGAGGCCGCTGGCCCTGAACAGGCGGTGCAGCAGGCGGTCGCCATGTCACGGCGGGCCGGGACGGTCGTGCTGACGGGCGTGCAGTGGGCGGACGGCCGGATCTCGCTGCCGCAGAACGCCGTCGCGATCCACGGCAGACGGATCCTGTCCTGCCAGAACGGCCAGAGCGTGATGTCCCGCGACCTGCCCCGCTGCGTGGAGCTCCTGGAGAGCGGCGAGTACGACGCCCGGCCGATCGTGACGGCGCGGTACACCCTCGACCGGATCAACGAGGCGCTGTACGCCTCCGGAGAGTTCCGGGACCTCAGCGGGGTCATCACGTCCTTCCGCCATCAACCACCCACACAGGAGTGA
- a CDS encoding GntR family transcriptional regulator, whose product MPRAPKPLTTTATTTSAATTTATATSGSTSNSTSLAPAWTTSPVGRVAAPLREQVVTALREAILDFRLEPGRRLVERELVEQLDVSRTTVREALRELTSEGLIKVVPQKGAVVAAPTPDEARDLYEARCALETLLVRRFIEKAPRSKVYALEAAAEHFAEVASRDDAEPRDVLDARRDFNAVLHEGAGSEVLRQLVEGVQAKVRVLVVKGMSTNHAEVIQELRDIVAAVRQRDADTAVEIYTKHMRRVAANVLEGLKGIQEL is encoded by the coding sequence ATGCCACGGGCCCCTAAGCCCTTGACCACGACCGCGACCACGACCTCGGCCGCGACCACCACCGCGACCGCGACCTCGGGCTCGACTTCGAACTCGACCTCTCTCGCCCCGGCCTGGACCACCAGCCCCGTCGGCCGTGTCGCCGCACCGCTGCGCGAGCAGGTCGTCACGGCGCTGCGCGAGGCGATCCTCGACTTCCGCCTGGAGCCGGGCCGCCGTCTCGTCGAGCGCGAGCTCGTCGAGCAGCTCGACGTCTCCCGCACCACGGTCCGGGAGGCACTGCGGGAACTGACCTCCGAGGGGCTGATCAAGGTCGTGCCCCAAAAGGGCGCCGTGGTCGCGGCGCCCACCCCGGACGAGGCGCGTGACCTCTACGAGGCCCGGTGCGCGCTGGAGACGCTGCTGGTGCGACGGTTCATCGAGAAGGCGCCGCGTTCCAAGGTGTACGCCCTCGAAGCGGCGGCGGAGCACTTCGCCGAGGTCGCCTCGCGGGACGACGCCGAGCCGCGTGACGTGCTGGACGCGCGGCGCGACTTCAACGCCGTCCTGCACGAGGGCGCCGGCAGCGAGGTGCTGCGGCAGCTGGTGGAGGGCGTCCAGGCCAAGGTGCGCGTCCTGGTGGTCAAGGGCATGTCGACGAACCACGCCGAAGTGATCCAGGAACTGCGCGACATCGTCGCCGCCGTCAGACAGCGGGACGCGGACACCGCGGTCGAGATCTACACCAAGCACATGCGGCGCGTGGCCGCCAACGTCCTTGAGGGCCTGAAGGGGATCCAGGAGCTGTAG
- a CDS encoding nuclear transport factor 2 family protein, which yields MAIAPKDVVQAFVDALNRQDWDRLGELITPDFTYTIQAYDLPGAGTPMTGETLVGVLSQMLALFDATGPQIEITRLVGDGDCVVAEAVGSGFFRDGSRYDNRYANVYEISGDRVSAVREYMDTQHTAQSFAAVTSGRED from the coding sequence ATGGCCATCGCCCCCAAGGACGTCGTCCAGGCCTTCGTCGACGCGCTCAACCGCCAGGACTGGGACCGTCTCGGCGAACTGATCACACCGGACTTCACCTACACGATCCAGGCCTACGACCTGCCGGGCGCCGGAACGCCGATGACCGGGGAGACCCTGGTCGGGGTCCTCTCGCAGATGCTCGCGCTCTTCGACGCGACCGGCCCCCAGATCGAGATCACCCGCCTCGTCGGCGACGGGGACTGTGTCGTCGCCGAGGCCGTGGGCAGCGGCTTCTTCCGCGACGGGAGCCGCTACGACAACCGGTACGCGAACGTGTACGAGATCTCCGGCGACCGGGTCAGCGCGGTCCGCGAGTACATGGACACACAGCACACCGCGCAGTCGTTCGCGGCGGTGACCTCCGGGCGGGAAGACTGA
- a CDS encoding zinc-binding dehydrogenase: MTTMRAALLRGFEQPLTVEEVELLDLAPTRVLVRTRATPFCSTDVTSFHGRLGKVPPTILGHASAGEVVEVGSQVRGIEVGQRVVVPGTPECGHCFYCGIGRPDQCSELFDLGGVYPDVARTSDGLVVNAAGCVGGYAEIMNVSQNQVFPVDTDLPWEVLSLLGCGVTTGVGAVLNVARVRPDEVVAVVGAGHLGLWAVQAARLAGAREVVVIEPEEERRGVATKVGATAAVAPEDALEAVRGVTRGRGADKVIEAAGPPAAQRLALEISRRAGTVVLSGLKDVAGQVTFGQIPLAVQSRQVLSTQNGNVRMRRDLPAYIRLLERGALDPSPVITSTYRLDDINTALERSERLEDLSGVFVF; this comes from the coding sequence ATGACGACGATGAGAGCGGCCCTGCTGCGGGGCTTCGAACAGCCCCTGACCGTCGAGGAGGTGGAGTTGCTCGACCTCGCGCCCACCCGTGTGCTGGTCCGCACCAGGGCGACGCCGTTCTGCTCCACCGACGTCACCAGCTTCCACGGCCGCCTCGGCAAGGTCCCGCCGACGATCCTCGGTCACGCCTCGGCCGGCGAGGTCGTCGAGGTCGGCAGCCAGGTCCGCGGCATCGAGGTGGGCCAGCGCGTCGTCGTCCCCGGCACACCCGAGTGCGGCCACTGCTTCTACTGCGGCATCGGCCGCCCCGACCAGTGCTCGGAGCTGTTCGACCTCGGCGGTGTCTACCCGGACGTCGCCCGGACCTCGGACGGGCTGGTGGTGAACGCCGCCGGATGCGTCGGCGGCTACGCCGAGATCATGAACGTCTCGCAGAACCAGGTCTTTCCCGTCGACACGGACCTGCCCTGGGAGGTGCTCTCGCTCCTCGGATGCGGGGTCACCACCGGGGTCGGGGCGGTCCTCAACGTCGCCCGCGTCCGACCCGACGAGGTGGTCGCCGTCGTGGGAGCGGGACACCTGGGGCTGTGGGCCGTCCAGGCAGCGCGGCTGGCCGGGGCCCGCGAGGTCGTCGTGATCGAACCCGAGGAGGAGCGCCGCGGCGTGGCGACCAAGGTGGGGGCCACGGCCGCCGTCGCACCCGAGGACGCGCTGGAGGCCGTACGGGGCGTGACCCGGGGACGAGGGGCCGACAAGGTCATCGAGGCGGCCGGACCGCCCGCCGCACAGCGCCTGGCGCTGGAGATCTCCCGGCGGGCCGGCACCGTCGTGCTCTCCGGCCTGAAGGACGTGGCCGGTCAGGTCACGTTCGGGCAGATCCCCCTCGCCGTCCAGAGCCGGCAGGTGCTCAGCACCCAGAACGGCAACGTCCGCATGCGCCGCGACCTCCCCGCGTACATCCGTCTGCTCGAACGCGGCGCGCTCGACCCGTCGCCGGTCATCACCTCCACGTATCGGCTCGACGACATCAACACCGCTCTGGAGCGGTCCGAACGGCTCGAGGATCTCTCGGGCGTGTTCGTCTTCTGA
- a CDS encoding acyl-CoA dehydrogenase family protein, whose protein sequence is MTTAHAAAQPDLAVPSPEELVGRARAMREELLARQEEAERLTHLPDDVHEQFVANGFYDMFVPKKYGGLEVSPRTFFAVCKELARGDMGSAWCFALAANHALHVASWYPEEVQDRAFGDHDFRAASVSAPTVRAKRTDGGYVLNGVVDYCSGIPHSTWYLGQCMVEQEDGSAPAMGMFLAPQETFERLHNWGESTGLKATGSESIRFTDAFVEAELVIEDANMIDIPVKDGTVGSQLHGNPMYAGRGLLTFTVSLASLAVGGLYHALDEFERLMRTRKTPLPPVQLRLYDVDYQRHYGAAWTKIRTAELALDGVIAQHEEFCRATVDGSREYTFVDDWSLACVVREIIIQLWETLEHDLLRVVGSGSMRQGERFDRIFRDMSSLLTHRNPMLREQAFRNTANLLLEIPPPEAR, encoded by the coding sequence ATGACCACAGCACACGCCGCCGCACAGCCCGACCTGGCCGTGCCCTCGCCGGAGGAACTCGTCGGGCGGGCGCGGGCGATGCGCGAGGAACTGCTCGCCCGCCAGGAGGAGGCGGAGCGGCTGACCCACCTCCCCGACGACGTCCACGAGCAGTTCGTCGCGAACGGCTTCTACGACATGTTCGTCCCGAAGAAGTACGGCGGCCTGGAGGTCTCGCCCCGGACGTTCTTCGCCGTCTGCAAGGAACTCGCCCGCGGCGACATGGGCAGCGCGTGGTGCTTCGCACTGGCCGCGAACCACGCCCTCCACGTCGCCTCCTGGTACCCCGAGGAGGTCCAGGACCGGGCGTTCGGCGACCACGACTTCCGGGCCGCGTCGGTGTCCGCGCCGACGGTCAGGGCGAAGAGGACCGACGGCGGATACGTCCTCAACGGCGTCGTCGACTACTGCTCCGGCATCCCCCACTCCACCTGGTACCTCGGCCAGTGCATGGTCGAGCAGGAGGACGGCTCCGCCCCGGCGATGGGCATGTTCCTCGCGCCCCAGGAGACCTTCGAGCGTCTACACAACTGGGGCGAGTCGACCGGCCTGAAGGCCACCGGATCGGAGAGCATCCGCTTCACCGACGCCTTCGTCGAGGCCGAACTCGTCATCGAGGACGCCAACATGATCGACATCCCGGTCAAGGACGGCACCGTCGGCTCCCAGCTGCACGGCAACCCCATGTACGCCGGACGCGGGCTGCTCACCTTCACCGTGTCCCTGGCCAGCCTCGCCGTGGGCGGGCTGTACCACGCCCTCGACGAGTTCGAACGCCTGATGCGCACCCGCAAGACCCCGCTCCCGCCCGTCCAGCTCCGCCTGTACGACGTGGACTACCAGCGGCACTACGGCGCCGCCTGGACGAAGATCAGGACCGCCGAACTGGCGCTGGACGGCGTCATCGCCCAGCACGAGGAGTTCTGCCGCGCCACGGTCGACGGCAGCCGCGAGTACACCTTCGTCGACGACTGGAGCCTGGCCTGCGTGGTCCGGGAGATCATCATCCAGCTCTGGGAGACGCTCGAACACGACCTGCTGCGTGTCGTCGGCTCCGGCTCCATGCGCCAGGGCGAGCGGTTCGACCGGATCTTCCGCGACATGAGCTCGCTCCTCACCCACCGCAACCCGATGCTGCGCGAGCAGGCGTTCCGCAACACGGCCAACCTGCTCCTGGAGATCCCGCCGCCCGAGGCCCGCTGA